ATAATCTGTCTCTTCTTCCACTGCTATGTAGCCCACAAGGCTCTTTACTCCTCCTTTCTCTTCTACCACTACACAGCTTCCCTTTACTCCTCTCTGACTCTCTATTGCGGCCTCTATTTCTCCTATCTCTATTCTGTATCCGCGGATCTTTACCTGTTCATCTATTCGTCCAAGATACTCGATGTTTCCCTCTTCGTTCCATCTTCCAAGGTCTCCGCTCTTATATATACGCTCGCCTTCTTTCCACGGACTTTCTATGAACTTCTCCTGGCTTATCTCTTCCTTATTGATGTACCCTCGGCCGACTCCTTCTCCTCCTATCCACAGTTCTCCGCTTACTCCTTCTGGACATAGTTTTCCGTTTCGGTCTACTATATAGATGTTTTTGTTATAAATAGGTTTTCCTATAGGAGGCATATTCTCTTCTGCTTCTGCATATGTACTCCAGATTGTATCTTCCGTTGGTCCATACAGATTATACAGCTTATACCTTTCATTCTTTATTCCGTATCTTAATAGATCTCCTGCTGTCAGAAGAATTTCTACACACTCTGGTATTTCATATCGTTCTTTCAGCACTACATTCATATATGCTGTTGGCATGAATACGATATTTATTTTCTTTTCCTCTACAAATTCTATTAAATTATGTATATCGTTCTTCTGTTCTTTTGATGCTATGTATAAACTGTTTCCATGTATTATGCAGCTGAATATTTCAAATACCGACGCATCAAAACTGATGCTTGCCATTTGCAGCATCCTGTTTTCGTCTTTTTTCAGGAATATGTCTTTATATGCATACACTGTATTTACCAGGCTTTTGTGTTCTATCATTGCACCTTTTGGCTGCCCGGTTGTTCCTGATGTGTATATGATATATGCAAGGCTCTTTCCGTCGTTTATTACTTCCGGATTGTCTTCCCTTTCACTTTCCGCTTCCCTTATCAGGATTCTTTCCTTTCCGCTTTTCTCCGTTGCCTTATACCCTTCCTCATCACACAATATTAATCGTGCTCCCGAGTCTTCCATCATGTAGCGGATCCTATCCTCAGGATATTCAGGATCTGCTGGTACATATGCTCCTCCTGCTTTCAGGATTCCAAGCATTCCCGCTACTATTTCGATTCCTCGCTTTCCGCTTATTCCTACCCGCTCTTCTTTCTTTATTCCTCTTTCCCTAAGCCAGTGCGCTATTCGGTTTGCCTTTCGGTTCAGTTCTCCGTAACTGATGCTTCCGCCTTCTTCCTCTATCGCAGTTTTTCCTTCACTCTTCTTTACCTGCTCTTCAAACAGCTCGGCTATTGTCTTTCCTTCCGGATACTCTGCTTTTGCCCCTTCATGTCTTGCTGTCAGTGCCTTTTCTTCTTCTTCACTCTGCAAACTTAATAATTCTATCGAAGTAATCTTTTTTATAACTACATCATGAATAATATGACTCATATGTTCATAGATTTTTTTAAGACTGTATGTAGAATAGTTTGCATCGCCTTGTAATTTTATATGAAATTGACCTTCACTTTTATTAACTACTTCAGCAAATCCATAATTTGTTCTTTCTTTAGCCTCAACATTTTCAACTGAGAATTCAGACTGACTCAAACTGTTTTGATTTACAGGAAAATTTTCAAAAGTATAGATAATATTAATTGGTTTTCCTAAAATATTTTGTAATTCACTAATTCCAATATAATTATATTTCTCTCCCTCGTAAAACTCAGTTTGCTGATTTTTCATTAAATCAATTATAGAAGTGTTATTTCTAACTCGAATTATTCTATTTTGAATTAATATTCCTTTAATATTCTCAATATCATATATAGGTGCATTCCTTCCAGAAGATATTTCACTAATAATTGCATCTTCACTATTATTATATTTTTGAACCAGGATACCTAAAATTGTAGAGAAGAAAATACTTTCCGTAATCTGGTTATTTTTACAAAATGATTCAATTTGTTCTGATAATAATTTATCCGTAATAAAAATCTCTTCACAGTCTTCTTTTCCAGATAGCCCAAAATTTGGCATTTCACTGTTAGAATCATAACCTTCAAGATAATTACACCAGAATTCTTTTGCAGCTTTATCATTTTTTATTGTTTCATACCACTTAATATAATTACTAAATTTAGTAACTTTTCTCGTTTTTATAGTACCATTTTTTATAAGCTGAAAATAATTATCTATAATTTCACTTAATATAAGTCCTAATGACCATCCATCTAAAATAATATGATGAAAAGAAAAAACAAAATAACTTTTATTGTTTTCCGAATCTTCAATAAGTTTGAATCGAACTGGTTCTTCATTTTCTAAATCAAATTTACGATTTCTGTCGGTTATCTGATATTCATATAAATCTTTCTGAGTCCCATTAGTAATAGAAAGAGAGTTCATGCTTTTTTTCATTACGATTTGTCTTGGTTTGGAAAGCCCCTTAAAATAAAAAACAGTTCTCAATATAGGATTATCCATTATCAGTCTTTCGATGCTTAATTTCATAAGTTCAGCATTTACTTGTTTTCCTATTGTTAATGTTACCTGTTCATAATAAGCTTCAGCCTTTGGATTTTGTAACCAATGAAACAGCATGCCTTCCTGCATGTTTGTTAATCCATAAATATCTTCAATATTACTTTTATTAATCATTTTTTCAATCTCCTAAAATTATCTTCAAATCATCAAAACTAATATCATTTGATGTAAAATCTTCTGCTACATATACAATTTTATTTTTATGATTTAATACATCAATTATTTCATGAATTGATTGTTCATACTTTTCTGTAAATTCTTTTACACCATCCTTCAAATCCGATGTTATATCTAATTCTATTCCATTCTCACTTGCATATCCGTTTATTGTTATAGCATTAAATAATTTTCCATCTGGATCAATAAATGACGGTAAATCTACATTTGTAGGTCTCAATGAAGTTGTATTATTTATCTTTAAATCTCCTAAGAAATTAAAACACACAGGAATATCTTCTTCATATTCACCTATCAAATAACCCAATCCATTATCAGGAACTTTAGATAATTCATTTCTTACATTCCAAAGTAAATCAAAATCATCAGTTATATCACTGGTATCAAATCTTACAGGGAACATAGAAGTAAACCATCCCACTGTACTATTAATTTTTGCCTTAATTAGTTCCTCTTCCCTACCATGACTTTCCATCATAATTTTTGCTTTTCTAATTCCATAGAAATGACACATAGTCTTAACTAAAGCGCAAACTAATAGTTCATGAACTGTAACATTGCTTTCTTTATATAATTCATTTAATAGATAATCTGAAAGTTCTTTATCTATATGAATTCTCTTGTTTTGCTTTATATTACAACGTTCAAGATGAATATAATCAAAGTCTAAATTCCTTTTCCAATATTCTGTATTTTTAATATAGGAGTCTGAAGTTTTATATTCTTTTATAGAATCAACCCATTTTTGGAAAGGAATGTAATGTATTGGTGATATTTGCTTATCATCAATAACGGATTTATAATTTCTATAAATCTGATCAACAAGAATTCTCCAGGATACACCGTCAATAGCAAGGTGATGAATTAACACTCCTATATAAGTAGTATTTCCTTCAACAATACAAATCTGTATCAATTTACCTTTTTCTATATCTATATCCTTATATAATGGTTCTATCTCTTTTCTCAGAACAATTTTAGGATCTTCAGATGTTTTGATATAATGTATGAAATCATAATTTAATGGTTCTTCCAGAATATATGATATCCAATTTCCAACAGAGTCTTTCTTATAAATTGTTCGGAAAATATCATATTGATTGTATATCTCAAGGATTACTTTTTTGAGTATTTCAATATCAATTTTCTTTAATGACTCTAATACAATTCCTTGATTATAATAATTTATATTTCCTTTCCAATTCTTGAAAAA
The Treponema bryantii DNA segment above includes these coding regions:
- a CDS encoding amino acid adenylation domain-containing protein, which translates into the protein MINKSNIEDIYGLTNMQEGMLFHWLQNPKAEAYYEQVTLTIGKQVNAELMKLSIERLIMDNPILRTVFYFKGLSKPRQIVMKKSMNSLSITNGTQKDLYEYQITDRNRKFDLENEEPVRFKLIEDSENNKSYFVFSFHHIILDGWSLGLILSEIIDNYFQLIKNGTIKTRKVTKFSNYIKWYETIKNDKAAKEFWCNYLEGYDSNSEMPNFGLSGKEDCEEIFITDKLLSEQIESFCKNNQITESIFFSTILGILVQKYNNSEDAIISEISSGRNAPIYDIENIKGILIQNRIIRVRNNTSIIDLMKNQQTEFYEGEKYNYIGISELQNILGKPINIIYTFENFPVNQNSLSQSEFSVENVEAKERTNYGFAEVVNKSEGQFHIKLQGDANYSTYSLKKIYEHMSHIIHDVVIKKITSIELLSLQSEEEEKALTARHEGAKAEYPEGKTIAELFEEQVKKSEGKTAIEEEGGSISYGELNRKANRIAHWLRERGIKKEERVGISGKRGIEIVAGMLGILKAGGAYVPADPEYPEDRIRYMMEDSGARLILCDEEGYKATEKSGKERILIREAESEREDNPEVINDGKSLAYIIYTSGTTGQPKGAMIEHKSLVNTVYAYKDIFLKKDENRMLQMASISFDASVFEIFSCIIHGNSLYIASKEQKNDIHNLIEFVEEKKINIVFMPTAYMNVVLKERYEIPECVEILLTAGDLLRYGIKNERYKLYNLYGPTEDTIWSTYAEAEENMPPIGKPIYNKNIYIVDRNGKLCPEGVSGELWIGGEGVGRGYINKEEISQEKFIESPWKEGERIYKSGDLGRWNEEGNIEYLGRIDEQVKIRGYRIEIGEIEAAIESQRGVKGSCVVVEEKGGVKSLVGYIAVEEETDYEEFKQKLSERLPEYMIPGRFIEVEEIPLTKNGKVDKRKLKENGGMEVRSSEYEAPEGETEEKLAEIWKEVLGVEKVGRNDSFFEIGGDSIKAIKVYSKMVEIINCSFSDIFEKKTIKEIVAKNINTNYSLLDKVNKLNDFISKPIPVYKVEENYNLEIPSMDNYENKIVLLTGATGYLGIYILNRLLTQTNSKIVILGRSRLNLSVRERIEKNYKYFFDDNLESFSDRLEIYESDLSKNRFNLNEEIYNSISESVDVVINAAAKVQHFGDWTSFKESNIDSLCNIINFCKTNKGKKLVHISTASVVSGCEDSVFNEKTINLHSDLKMNLYTKSKIEAEKVLINSDFTDWCIMRIGNVCFDSINGKFQQDWQQNAFLARLNAFVKNRIIPEGILYNEYSFVNNIADAILLLSEIHKQQSIYHVWNPNIELFDESVKNDNDIKIISPKSFLDNIKLDISNGKISNYKDLLVHLHIEELESNHFSSNQYTEAILKKLNFHWDPMNNKLRKNLLINLEKGI